The Colias croceus chromosome 23, ilColCroc2.1 genome window below encodes:
- the LOC123702392 gene encoding mannosyl-oligosaccharide glucosidase — protein sequence MVKHRKSNLSNKHGNNNETSGSSSSENSAPIQSYQFQTVWKTVVGVTCLIVAVYIGTLGYLETRVNTPFDGEKAVQETGLDVPERYWGSYRPGVYFGLKSREPRSPVFGMMWYELAAAAHKGIRHWCEQNDNLPTYGWIRHDGFTFGEQIISDPPHDIVTSYVKTAGGEHGGQWTARINVTSVDKSNAPFILIWYGALDESMGSSPSSRIWGERGAIVGYTPSLGNFRVHLVPHEGKLLHTSYADAHSPGLHLLKEKYYSLLKIEKHPAFGRLAVVGQDDELNDKEKQVNFVPIQMLVETPFVLDIVYSTEDLPTAPLKGAEYTKALEQKREQFDEKFEEEFKLRDKGYPISDINIAKAALSNMIGGIGYFYGTSRVKSLYTREPVPYWKAPLYTGVPSRSFFPRGFLWDEGFHGLLVGRWSVDIQMDVAAHWLDLINVEGWIPREQILGTEALARVPKEFVVQSNAAANPPMLLIQIASMVKRRPMLFQHDSKHRRTLDRMFPRLQTWYNWFLNSQKGAEPTSYRWRGRDDDGLQLNPKTLTSGLDDYPRASHPTDVERHVDLRCWMYAAADAMVHIARVLERDTGKFEVIRDQLGDEDMLNQLHWSSHTETYADYGLHTDGVKLVRQVAKTPNEVTKVVRSVTSPPQERLVTSAFGYISLFPMLLKVLSPKSVKLGKILDMLDKPDLLWSPYGLRSLSKSAPLYMKRNTEHDPPYWRGQVWININYLAVSALKHYASVEGPYAGKADDLHRRLKQNVVGNIINQYKRTGYLWEQYSDQDGKGSGCKPFTGWTALFVLIMADEY from the exons ATGGTAAAGCACAGAAAGTCGaatttatctaataaacatggaaataataatgaaacaaGTGGGTCGAGTAGCTCCGAAAATTCAGCACCTATACAATCGTACCAATTTCAAACAGTATGGAAAACTGTAGTAGGAGTTACATGTTTGATTGTGGCTGTGTATATTGGTACTTTAGGGTACCTTGAAACGAGAGTCAACACACCCTTTGACGGTGAAAAG GCTGTACAAGAAACAGGTCTTGATGTGCCAGAAAGATACTGGGGTAGCTATAGACCCGGGGTGTACTTTGGGCTAAAGAGTCGAGAGCCGAGGTCCCCTGTGTTTGGCATGATGTGGTATGAGCTGGCGGCTGCCGCTCATAAGGGTATCAG ACACTGGTGCGAACAGAACGACAATCTACCGACGTACGGATGGATACGACATGACGGTTTCACGTTCGGCGAACAGATAATATCGGATCCGCCGCACGATATCGTCACGTCGTATGTTAAAACGGCCGGTGGGGAACACGGGGGGCAGTGGACTGCTAGGATCAATGTCACCTCTGTG GACAAATCGAATGCCCCATTTATTCTCATCTGGTACGGAGCGCTAGATGAATCGATGGGCTCCAGTCCAAGTTCGAGAATTTGGGGTGAAAGAGGTGCAATAGTGGGGTACACACCCTCGTTGGGTAATTTTAGAGTGCATTTGGTGCCGCATGAAG GTAAATTACTCCACACATCATATGCAGATGCCCATTCTCCAGGCCTACACTtgttaaaggaaaaatattacTCACTATTGAAGATAGAGAAGCACCCAGCGTTTGGGAGGCTAGCGGTAGTAGGGCAAGATGACGAGTTGAATGATAAG gaaAAACAAGTGAACTTCGTGCCAATACAAATGCTAGTGGAAACACCATTCGTACTAGACATAGTGTACAGTACTGAAGATTTACCGACTGCGCCCTTAAAGGGGGCGGAGTATACGAAGGCTCTGGAACAGAAACGGGAGCAGTTTGATGAGAAATTCGAGGAGGAATTCAAGTTGAGGGATAAAGG gtATCCAATATCAGATATTAATATAGCGAAAGCGGCATTATCGAACATGATAGGCGGTATAGGCTACTTTTACGGGACTAGCCGGGTGAAATCCTTGTATACGAGAGAACCGGTACCGTATTGGAAAGCCCCGTTGTATACTGGTGTACCTAGCAG GTCATTCTTCCCGCGCGGTTTCCTATGGGACGAGGGTTTCCACGGGCTGCTGGTTGGGAGATGGTCGGTGGACATACAGATGGATGTGGCCGCTCATTGGTTGGATCTGATCAACGTGGAGGGCTGGATACCGAGGGAGCAGATTTTGG GCACAGAAGCGTTAGCCCGCGTGCCAAAAGAGTTCGTAGTGCAAAGCAACGCGGCGGCCAATCCGCCAATGTTGTTGATACAAATCGCCAGCATGGTCAAACGTCGGCCAATGCTGTTCCAACACGACTCGAAGCATAGGAGAACATTGGATAGAATGTTCCCGAGGTTACAG acATGGTACAATTGGTTCCTAAACAGTCAGAAAGGTGCGGAACCAACGTCGTATAGATGGCGTGGGAGGGATGATGACGGGTTGCAGTTGAACCCTAAAACGTTGACTTCGGGGTTGGATGATTATCCTAG GGCGTCACATCCAACGGATGTTGAAAGGCATGTCGATCTAAGATGTTGGATGTATGCAGCTGCTGATGCCATGGTCCATATAGCTAGGGTTTTGGAGCGGGATACTGGCAA ATTCGAAGTGATTCGTGATCAGTTGGGCGACGAAGATATGTTAAATCAACTGCACTGGTCCTCTCACACAGAAACGTATGCCGATTATG GTTTACACACAGATGGAGTGAAGTTAGTGCGTCAAGTTGCCAAAACGCCGAATGAAGTGACGAAAGTAGTACGGTCTGTGACCAGCCCGCCGCAAGAGAGATTGGTTACGTCCGCTTTTG GCTACATCTCTCTCTTTCCTATGTTACTCAAAGTGCTGAGTCCGAAAAGTGTGAAGTTGGGCAAAATTCTTGATATGTTGGACAAACCGGACTTGTTGTGGTCGCCTTATGGTTTAAG GTCACTATCAAAGTCAGCGCCTTTATATATGAAAAGGAATACAGAACACGATCCTCCATACTGGCGTGGCCAAGTGTGGATCAACATTAATTATCTAGCTGTATCGGCCCTTAAACACTATGCTAGTGTGGAAGGGCCTTATGCGGGTAAAGCTGACGATCTGCATAGGAGGCTGAAGCAAAATGTTGTGG GTAACATAATAAACCAATACAAAAGGACGGGGTACCTCTGGGAGCAGTATTCGGACCAAGATGGCAAAGGGTCCGGTTGTAAACCATTTACTGGATGGACtgcattatttgttttaattatggctgatgaatattaa